A genomic segment from Bosea sp. OAE506 encodes:
- a CDS encoding molybdopterin cofactor-binding domain-containing protein, whose translation MTIHDRSALAATAHAADAIAFRLNGADVALGDAPDSRLSEVLRASLGATGTKVGCDAGDCGACTVLIDDAQACACLVPVGQIAGRDVLTVEGLAETAIGAALQQAFQLHGAAQCGICTPGMLMAAYDLLRRNPQPGERETLDALGGVLCRCTGYLKIVEAVRDAHRFIGHGTAPSSADGPAIGSRLARLDGAPKVAGSERYGADSAPDDALWLRAIRCPHPRARFTLGDLDAFVAARPGLVRVFTAQDVPGENSFGIYPHLKDQPVFSVGETRYRGECVLAVVGEKEAVEALSIDDMPIAWEPLPAMIGSAAALAEDAFTLHDFVPDNVLTRGRVERGDVEAGFAQAAHVAQGAFETGFVEHAYIEPEAGYAKRIGNTIEIFACTQAPYMDRDEVARALGLPLESVRILPSACGGGFGGKLDVSLQPMLAVAAWVLDRPVRCVFSRVESMISSTKRHPSSIQAKAACDAQGRLVAYAMEGDFDTGAYASWGPTVAGRVPVHATGPYKVPHVRNLSRAIYTNGPPSGAFRGFGVPQAALAQESLFDDLATAAGLDRLEFRLINAIRAGDTTPSGQRLEASAGLAECLEALKPHWQGLLADAAAFNASEGRTRRGVGIGCMWYGIGNTGMSNPSTMRVTLSQDGRLTFWNGAVDIGQGSTTVLTQIAADALGLPVERFDLVLGDTALTFDAGKTSASRQTFVSGRAAEAAAAALRAEILRLTNAGPSARLALEGATITVAENGVVARIDLAALPAQADGTVLEGIGSFDPPTVPLDAMGQGVPYATYGFAAQIASLDVDLDLGTIRLNRIVAAHDVGRAINPMLVEGQIHGGIAQGIGLALMEEYLPGRTENLHDYLIPTAGDVPPIDIILVEDPEPLGPSGAKGIGEPALVPTAPAILGAIRHATGVTPRQVPVLPHRLWELLRAKEGRS comes from the coding sequence GTGACCATTCATGACCGCTCGGCCCTCGCCGCCACCGCTCATGCCGCGGACGCTATCGCCTTCCGGCTCAACGGCGCCGATGTCGCGCTGGGCGACGCCCCCGACAGCCGCCTCAGCGAAGTCCTGCGCGCCAGCCTCGGCGCCACCGGCACCAAGGTCGGCTGCGATGCTGGCGATTGCGGCGCCTGCACCGTCCTGATCGACGACGCTCAGGCCTGTGCCTGCCTCGTGCCGGTCGGACAGATCGCCGGCCGCGACGTGCTCACCGTCGAGGGGCTGGCGGAGACGGCGATCGGCGCCGCGCTCCAGCAGGCCTTCCAGCTCCATGGCGCGGCCCAGTGCGGCATCTGCACGCCCGGCATGCTGATGGCGGCCTATGATCTGCTCCGGCGCAACCCGCAGCCCGGCGAGCGCGAGACATTGGACGCGCTCGGCGGGGTGCTCTGCCGCTGCACCGGCTATCTCAAGATCGTCGAGGCGGTGCGCGACGCGCATCGCTTCATCGGCCACGGGACGGCCCCATCCTCTGCTGATGGCCCGGCCATCGGCAGCCGCCTCGCCCGCCTCGACGGCGCCCCCAAGGTCGCCGGCTCCGAGCGCTACGGCGCCGACAGCGCTCCCGACGATGCGCTCTGGCTGCGCGCGATCCGCTGCCCCCATCCGCGCGCGCGCTTCACGCTGGGCGATCTCGACGCCTTCGTGGCGGCGCGGCCGGGGCTGGTGCGGGTCTTCACCGCGCAGGACGTGCCGGGCGAGAACTCCTTCGGCATCTATCCGCATCTCAAGGACCAGCCGGTCTTCTCAGTCGGAGAGACGCGCTATCGCGGCGAATGCGTGCTGGCCGTGGTCGGCGAGAAGGAGGCGGTCGAGGCCCTCAGCATCGACGACATGCCGATCGCCTGGGAGCCCCTGCCGGCGATGATCGGCAGCGCCGCGGCGCTGGCCGAGGATGCCTTCACCCTGCACGACTTCGTGCCCGACAATGTGCTGACGCGCGGCCGCGTCGAGCGCGGCGATGTCGAGGCGGGCTTCGCGCAGGCCGCCCATGTCGCACAGGGCGCCTTCGAGACCGGCTTCGTCGAGCACGCCTATATCGAACCCGAAGCCGGCTATGCAAAGCGCATCGGCAACACCATCGAGATCTTCGCCTGCACGCAGGCGCCCTATATGGACCGCGACGAGGTTGCCCGCGCGCTCGGTCTGCCGCTGGAGAGCGTCCGCATCCTTCCCTCCGCCTGCGGCGGCGGCTTCGGCGGCAAGCTCGACGTCTCGCTGCAGCCGATGCTGGCGGTCGCGGCCTGGGTGCTCGACCGGCCGGTGCGCTGCGTCTTCTCGCGCGTCGAATCGATGATCTCCTCGACCAAGCGCCATCCCTCCTCGATCCAGGCAAAGGCCGCCTGCGATGCGCAAGGCCGGCTCGTTGCCTATGCGATGGAGGGCGATTTCGACACCGGCGCCTATGCCTCCTGGGGGCCGACGGTCGCCGGCCGCGTGCCGGTGCATGCGACGGGGCCCTACAAGGTGCCCCATGTCCGCAATCTCTCGCGGGCGATCTACACCAACGGCCCGCCCTCGGGCGCCTTCCGCGGCTTCGGCGTGCCGCAGGCGGCGCTCGCCCAGGAAAGCCTGTTCGACGACCTCGCCACTGCGGCCGGCCTCGACCGGCTGGAGTTCCGGCTGATCAACGCGATCCGCGCCGGCGACACGACGCCATCAGGCCAGCGTCTCGAAGCCAGCGCCGGCCTCGCCGAATGCCTGGAGGCGCTGAAGCCGCACTGGCAGGGGCTGCTGGCGGACGCGGCGGCCTTCAATGCGAGCGAAGGCCGCACGCGTCGCGGCGTCGGCATCGGCTGCATGTGGTACGGAATCGGCAACACCGGCATGTCGAACCCCTCGACCATGCGGGTGACGCTGTCGCAGGACGGCCGCCTCACCTTCTGGAACGGTGCCGTCGACATCGGGCAGGGCTCGACCACCGTCCTGACGCAGATCGCCGCCGATGCGCTCGGCCTGCCCGTGGAACGCTTCGACCTCGTGCTGGGCGATACCGCTCTGACCTTCGACGCCGGCAAGACCTCCGCCTCGCGCCAGACCTTCGTCTCCGGCCGGGCCGCCGAGGCCGCCGCCGCCGCGCTGCGCGCCGAGATCCTACGCCTGACCAATGCCGGGCCATCGGCGCGGCTGGCGCTGGAGGGGGCGACCATCACCGTCGCGGAGAACGGCGTCGTCGCGCGCATCGACCTCGCCGCCCTGCCCGCCCAGGCCGACGGCACGGTGCTCGAGGGCATCGGCTCCTTTGATCCGCCGACCGTCCCGCTCGACGCGATGGGCCAGGGCGTGCCCTACGCCACCTATGGTTTCGCCGCGCAGATCGCCTCGCTCGATGTCGATCTCGATCTCGGCACGATCAGGCTGAACCGCATCGTCGCCGCCCATGATGTCGGCCGCGCGATCAACCCGATGCTGGTCGAGGGCCAGATTCATGGTGGCATCGCCCAAGGCATCGGGCTGGCGCTGATGGAGGAATACCTTCCCGGCCGCACCGAGAACCTGCATGACTACCTGATCCCCACCGCCGGCGACGTGCCCCCGATCGACATCATCCTGGTCGAGGACCCCGAGCCGCTCGGCCCCTCCGGCGCCAAGGGCATCGGCGAGCCGGCGCTGGTCCCGACCGCGCCCGCGATCCTCGGCGCGATCCGCCATGCCACCGGCGTCACGCCACGCCAGGTGCCCGTGCTGCCGCACCGGCTCTGGGAGTTGCTGCGCGCCAAGGAGGGTCGCTCGTGA
- a CDS encoding ABC transporter permease, with protein MIDLILTQTLNGLASASSLFLVASGLSIIFGVTRIVNFAHGSLYMLGAYLAWTLVGRFGPADALGFWGGVLAAAALTGLIGVVIEVLILRRIYQAPELFQLLATFGVVLMLQDVALAIWGAEDKIGPRAPGFKSFVVIFGNRFPTYELFLIAVGPIVLLILWLLFQKTRWGTLVRAATQDREMVGALGVNQRLLFTSVFAFGSMLAGLGGALQLPREAVTLHMDLSMISEAFVVVVVGGLGSVTGAYLAAVLIGILHAFGILIFPKITLVLVFLVMAVVLVVKPYGLMGKAPVGHQRAHGPAEPLLRPADGATKLTGLIGLLILALAPLVTPDHMLVTLTELVIFALFAASLHFIMGPGGMASFGHAAYFGLGAYGAALAVKWLGAPMEPALLLAPFLAGIAGIVFGWFCVRLSGVYLAMLTLAFAQIAWATAFQSVDLTGGDNGILGVWPSAWAASKTVYYYLTLVICAAAVLALRFTIFSPFGYGLRAGRDNALRAEAIGLDVVRIQWVAFAVAAFCAGIAGALFAFFKGSVFPTYMAIPRSVDALLMVLLGGVQTVSGPIIGAFAYAGLHEQLMKATMYWRFALGLSIVLLVVLFPRGLVGTILALRERRAGPEPVPATRLAEAAR; from the coding sequence ATGATCGACCTCATCCTTACCCAGACGCTGAACGGCCTGGCCTCGGCCTCGTCGCTGTTCCTCGTGGCGTCGGGGCTGTCGATCATTTTCGGCGTCACGCGGATCGTGAACTTCGCCCATGGCTCGCTCTACATGCTCGGCGCCTATCTGGCCTGGACGCTGGTCGGGCGCTTCGGGCCGGCGGACGCGCTCGGCTTCTGGGGCGGCGTGCTGGCGGCGGCGGCCCTGACGGGGCTGATCGGCGTCGTGATCGAGGTGCTGATCCTGCGGCGGATCTACCAGGCGCCGGAGCTGTTCCAGCTGCTCGCGACCTTCGGCGTCGTGCTGATGCTGCAGGACGTGGCGCTGGCGATCTGGGGGGCGGAGGACAAGATCGGCCCGCGCGCCCCGGGCTTCAAGAGCTTCGTCGTGATCTTCGGCAACCGCTTCCCGACCTATGAGCTGTTCCTGATCGCGGTCGGTCCCATCGTGCTGCTGATCCTGTGGCTGCTGTTCCAGAAGACGCGCTGGGGCACGTTGGTGCGGGCCGCGACGCAGGACCGCGAGATGGTCGGCGCGCTCGGCGTCAACCAGCGCCTGCTCTTCACTTCGGTCTTCGCCTTCGGCTCGATGCTGGCCGGCCTGGGTGGTGCGCTGCAGCTGCCGCGCGAGGCGGTGACGCTGCATATGGACCTCTCGATGATCTCGGAGGCCTTCGTCGTGGTCGTCGTCGGCGGGCTCGGCAGCGTCACCGGCGCCTATCTCGCGGCCGTGCTGATCGGCATCCTGCATGCCTTCGGCATCCTGATCTTTCCGAAGATCACGCTGGTGCTCGTCTTCCTGGTCATGGCGGTGGTGCTGGTGGTCAAGCCCTATGGGCTGATGGGCAAGGCGCCCGTCGGCCATCAGAGAGCCCATGGGCCGGCGGAGCCCTTGTTGCGGCCGGCCGACGGCGCGACCAAGCTCACCGGGCTGATCGGCCTGCTGATCCTGGCGCTGGCGCCGCTGGTCACGCCCGACCACATGCTGGTGACGCTGACCGAACTGGTGATCTTCGCACTGTTTGCCGCCTCGCTGCACTTCATTATGGGGCCCGGCGGCATGGCCTCCTTCGGGCATGCCGCCTATTTCGGGCTCGGCGCCTATGGTGCGGCGCTGGCCGTGAAATGGCTGGGCGCGCCGATGGAGCCGGCGCTGCTGCTGGCGCCGTTCCTGGCGGGCATCGCCGGAATCGTCTTCGGCTGGTTCTGTGTGCGGCTATCGGGGGTCTATCTGGCCATGCTGACGCTCGCCTTCGCGCAGATCGCCTGGGCGACGGCCTTCCAGTCGGTCGATCTCACCGGCGGCGACAACGGCATCCTCGGTGTCTGGCCGTCGGCCTGGGCGGCTTCCAAGACGGTCTATTACTACCTGACGCTGGTGATCTGCGCGGCGGCGGTGCTGGCGCTTCGCTTCACGATCTTCTCGCCCTTCGGCTACGGCCTGCGGGCGGGGCGCGACAACGCGCTGCGGGCGGAAGCGATCGGCCTCGACGTGGTGCGCATCCAGTGGGTCGCCTTCGCGGTCGCCGCCTTCTGCGCCGGCATTGCCGGCGCGCTTTTCGCCTTCTTTAAGGGCTCGGTCTTTCCGACCTACATGGCGATTCCGCGCTCGGTCGATGCGCTGCTGATGGTTCTGCTCGGCGGCGTGCAGACGGTGTCCGGGCCGATCATCGGCGCCTTCGCCTATGCCGGGCTGCACGAGCAACTGATGAAGGCGACGATGTACTGGCGCTTCGCGCTGGGGCTCTCGATCGTGCTGCTCGTCGTGCTCTTCCCGCGCGGACTCGTCGGCACGATCCTAGCCCTGCGGGAGCGCCGAGCCGGGCCCGAGCCGGTGCCAGCGACCCGGCTGGCGGAGGCGGCCCGATGA
- a CDS encoding energy transducer TonB has translation MSGQGTFTGRSAGLGARLWPALARWTLAIAVVVGAHGMAGWMLVTWQRAEAAMGAPPAAVMIELAPLPVAPEAPPQEVAPGPEMVEAQPEPPPEPVIEKPPEPEPPPPEPVVEPPPVEPPPEPTPQPVVQPEPEIKVPELPPLPDAAAVLAPPPPPPPVRPKTVERKPPPKKVVERRKPIDPDKPPAERTTAPPRAQAQAAPNAAAPAEGAASASAASRASWRGTLLAHLNRFKRFPGGANPGTVQVAFSIDRAGRVLSARLVGGSGDAILDEEAVAMIRRASPVPAPPDGLGSGSIALSVPVKFSR, from the coding sequence ATGAGCGGGCAGGGCACGTTCACGGGTCGCTCCGCTGGTCTCGGCGCGCGGCTGTGGCCTGCGCTGGCGCGATGGACCCTGGCGATCGCCGTCGTGGTCGGTGCGCATGGGATGGCCGGCTGGATGCTGGTGACCTGGCAGCGGGCCGAAGCGGCGATGGGCGCGCCTCCGGCCGCGGTGATGATCGAACTCGCGCCGCTGCCGGTTGCACCCGAGGCGCCGCCGCAGGAGGTTGCGCCCGGTCCCGAGATGGTCGAGGCGCAGCCCGAGCCGCCGCCCGAACCCGTGATCGAGAAGCCGCCGGAGCCCGAACCGCCGCCGCCCGAGCCGGTCGTCGAGCCGCCGCCGGTGGAACCGCCGCCCGAACCCACGCCCCAGCCCGTGGTCCAGCCGGAGCCCGAGATTAAGGTCCCGGAACTGCCGCCGCTGCCCGATGCGGCGGCCGTGCTGGCGCCGCCTCCGCCGCCTCCTCCAGTGCGGCCGAAGACCGTCGAGCGCAAGCCGCCGCCGAAGAAGGTGGTGGAGCGCCGCAAGCCGATCGACCCAGACAAGCCGCCGGCTGAGCGCACCACGGCGCCGCCGCGGGCGCAGGCTCAGGCGGCTCCGAACGCAGCCGCTCCAGCCGAAGGCGCGGCCAGTGCCTCTGCGGCCTCGCGGGCGAGCTGGCGCGGCACGCTGCTCGCCCATCTCAATCGCTTCAAGCGGTTTCCTGGTGGCGCAAATCCAGGCACCGTCCAGGTCGCTTTCAGCATCGACCGGGCCGGACGCGTGCTGTCGGCGCGTCTGGTCGGCGGTTCGGGCGATGCGATTCTGGATGAAGAGGCGGTGGCGATGATCCGCCGCGCGAGCCCCGTGCCGGCGCCGCCGGACGGGTTGGGCAGCGGCAGTATCGCGCTGTCGGTGCCGGTCAAGTTCTCGCGCTGA
- a CDS encoding 6-hydroxynicotinate reductase, whose product MSAQDSVLAERSRKFGVAEGDEGIVRCDACPVLCRIRPGRAGACSRYANENGLLIRTDPVVLLAEAVEGGQPLVAFAENAQDWDGSILPAERVFVTGIGSGTTYPDYKPAPFIVSSQHEGIDTVTVVTEGIFSYCGLKVKIDTDRHLGPETAAIRVNGEQVGHVTTAEYGSQMLSIGGVRHLTGGSKKEGNTTCETMLKLGNGEAVELTIDGGHGVVVQAGQAPIVDGKPETRMRVGCGSATIGIFAKQWQDHVDEVIVVDDHITGVLTEHQAGRVLDMKPAGIRVRGRKSTPGRYFQVAQPGLGWGGTDITDPLSIIQKIDPALAWPGMRLLMTSTTGEDSLYCVLDENLVPVEAEMPAAVRQFVERIGENCEPSLCSVLFVAGAGGSLRAGVTENPILLTRSVQSGTTRVTMGGAPVYVWPGGGITVMVDVLRMPRNAFGYVPTPAIVAPIEFTLPRDLYLACGGHTEEIVPVEEVLRAHGGQARIEGGAAENPWPLRRDVR is encoded by the coding sequence ATGAGCGCACAGGACAGCGTGCTCGCCGAGCGCTCGCGCAAATTCGGCGTCGCCGAGGGCGATGAGGGCATCGTTCGCTGCGACGCCTGCCCGGTGCTGTGCCGGATCCGCCCGGGCCGCGCCGGCGCCTGCTCGCGCTATGCCAACGAGAACGGGCTCTTGATCCGCACCGACCCGGTCGTGCTGCTGGCGGAGGCGGTGGAGGGCGGCCAGCCCCTCGTCGCGTTCGCGGAGAACGCACAGGACTGGGACGGCTCGATCCTGCCCGCCGAGCGCGTCTTCGTCACCGGCATCGGCTCGGGCACGACCTATCCCGACTACAAGCCCGCCCCCTTCATCGTCTCGTCGCAGCATGAGGGCATCGACACGGTGACCGTGGTGACCGAGGGCATCTTCTCCTATTGCGGCCTCAAGGTGAAGATCGACACGGACCGCCATCTCGGCCCGGAGACCGCCGCGATCCGCGTCAATGGCGAGCAGGTCGGCCATGTCACGACTGCCGAATACGGTTCGCAGATGCTCTCCATCGGCGGCGTGCGCCATCTCACCGGCGGCTCCAAGAAGGAGGGCAACACCACCTGCGAGACGATGCTGAAGCTCGGCAATGGAGAGGCGGTCGAACTGACCATTGATGGCGGTCATGGCGTCGTCGTCCAGGCCGGCCAGGCGCCGATCGTCGACGGCAAGCCCGAGACGCGCATGCGCGTCGGCTGCGGCTCGGCCACGATCGGCATCTTCGCCAAGCAGTGGCAGGACCATGTCGACGAGGTCATCGTCGTCGACGACCACATCACCGGCGTGCTGACCGAGCATCAGGCCGGCCGCGTGCTCGACATGAAGCCGGCCGGCATCCGCGTCCGCGGCCGCAAATCGACGCCCGGCCGCTATTTCCAGGTCGCGCAGCCAGGCCTCGGCTGGGGCGGCACAGACATCACCGACCCGCTCTCGATCATCCAGAAGATCGACCCGGCGCTGGCCTGGCCCGGCATGCGGCTGTTGATGACCTCGACCACCGGCGAGGATTCGCTCTACTGCGTCCTCGACGAGAACCTCGTTCCCGTAGAGGCGGAGATGCCCGCCGCCGTGCGCCAGTTCGTCGAGCGCATCGGCGAGAACTGCGAGCCGTCGCTCTGCAGCGTTCTGTTCGTCGCCGGGGCCGGCGGCTCGCTGCGGGCCGGCGTCACCGAGAACCCGATCCTGCTCACCCGCTCCGTGCAATCAGGCACGACGCGCGTCACGATGGGCGGCGCGCCGGTCTATGTCTGGCCCGGCGGCGGCATCACCGTCATGGTCGATGTGCTGCGCATGCCCCGGAACGCCTTCGGCTATGTCCCGACGCCCGCCATCGTCGCGCCGATCGAGTTCACCTTGCCGCGCGATCTCTATCTCGCCTGCGGCGGCCATACAGAGGAGATCGTGCCGGTCGAGGAGGTCCTGCGCGCCCATGGCGGCCAGGCCCGGATCGAGGGCGGCGCGGCGGAGAACCCCTGGCCGCTGCGGCGGGATGTCCGTTAG
- a CDS encoding ABC transporter ATP-binding protein, with product MTALAPAPVASAGTASEPVLVVRDLAKSFGGVRAVDGVSFSVLPGTMLALIGPNGAGKTTCFNMLNGQLRPDGGEVLLAGRPITGLKPRHVWRMGVGRTFQITATFTSMTVRENVQMALISHAGGIWSPFGRARDRHREEADGLLAQVGMLEQAERACGVLAYGDLKRVELAVALANRPRLLLMDEPTAGMAPRERIELMALTAGIATATGIAVLFTEHDMDVVFTHSDSVIVLDRGRLIAHGTAQEVRQDPNVRAVYLGSGATSGGH from the coding sequence ATGACCGCTCTCGCTCCCGCCCCCGTCGCGAGCGCCGGTACCGCCAGCGAGCCGGTCCTCGTTGTGCGCGACCTCGCCAAATCCTTCGGTGGCGTGCGCGCGGTCGATGGCGTCTCCTTCTCGGTGCTGCCGGGCACGATGCTGGCGCTGATCGGCCCCAACGGCGCCGGCAAGACGACCTGCTTCAACATGCTCAACGGCCAGCTGCGGCCCGATGGCGGGGAGGTGCTGCTGGCGGGACGGCCGATCACCGGCCTGAAGCCGCGGCATGTCTGGCGCATGGGGGTGGGCCGCACCTTCCAGATCACCGCGACCTTCACCTCGATGACCGTGCGCGAGAACGTGCAGATGGCGCTGATCTCGCATGCCGGCGGGATCTGGAGCCCCTTCGGCCGCGCCCGCGACCGCCATCGCGAGGAGGCGGACGGCCTGCTCGCGCAGGTCGGCATGCTCGAGCAGGCCGAGCGCGCCTGCGGCGTGCTGGCCTATGGCGACCTCAAGCGCGTCGAGCTCGCGGTCGCGCTCGCCAACCGGCCGCGGCTGCTGCTGATGGACGAGCCGACGGCCGGCATGGCCCCGCGCGAGCGCATCGAACTGATGGCGCTGACGGCGGGAATCGCCACGGCCACGGGCATCGCGGTGCTCTTCACCGAGCACGACATGGATGTCGTCTTCACCCATTCCGACAGCGTCATCGTGCTCGATCGCGGCCGGCTGATCGCCCATGGCACGGCGCAGGAGGTGCGTCAGGACCCCAATGTCCGCGCCGTCTATCTCGGCTCCGGCGCCACCTCGGGAGGGCATTGA
- a CDS encoding FAD binding domain-containing protein, protein MARYLRPTTLDEALALRAQADGTPLMPLAGGTDVYPVRTHKSAWFQPFSRDVLDLGAVPELTGIEHHAAGTRIGAGATWSALAEAALPPAFDALKQASRQVGGVQIQNRGTIGGNLCNASPAADGVPPLLALDAQVELASRRGHRRLPLAAFVLGNRRTALAPDEILAAIHVPAQPEGASSTFLKLGARAYLVISIASVAAVLATDGYRQVSAARIAVGACSAAPQRLVTLEARLIGQPAGDLATLVQPEDLAALSPIDDLRASAAYRRDAALVLVRRALTQLAGKPMEAAA, encoded by the coding sequence ATGGCGCGCTATCTGCGGCCGACCACGCTGGACGAGGCGCTGGCGCTCCGCGCGCAGGCCGACGGCACACCGCTGATGCCTCTGGCCGGCGGCACGGATGTCTACCCCGTCCGTACCCACAAGAGCGCCTGGTTCCAGCCCTTCAGCCGGGATGTGCTCGACCTCGGAGCGGTGCCGGAACTCACCGGAATCGAGCATCACGCGGCCGGAACGCGCATCGGGGCCGGCGCGACCTGGAGCGCCCTTGCCGAGGCCGCGCTGCCGCCCGCCTTCGACGCTCTGAAACAGGCCAGCCGGCAGGTCGGCGGCGTGCAGATCCAGAACCGCGGCACGATCGGCGGCAATCTTTGCAATGCCTCACCGGCCGCCGACGGCGTGCCGCCGCTGCTGGCGCTCGACGCGCAGGTGGAACTGGCGAGCCGGCGCGGCCACCGCCGCCTGCCGCTCGCAGCCTTCGTGCTGGGCAACCGCCGCACCGCGCTGGCGCCCGACGAAATCCTGGCCGCGATCCATGTCCCCGCCCAGCCAGAGGGCGCCAGCTCTACCTTCCTCAAGCTCGGCGCGCGGGCCTATCTCGTCATCTCCATCGCCTCCGTTGCCGCCGTCCTAGCGACCGATGGCTACAGGCAGGTCTCAGCCGCTCGCATCGCCGTCGGCGCCTGCTCAGCTGCGCCGCAGCGTCTGGTCACCTTGGAGGCCCGGCTCATCGGCCAGCCGGCCGGCGATCTCGCCACGCTCGTCCAGCCCGAAGACCTCGCCGCCCTGTCGCCGATCGACGATCTCCGCGCCAGCGCAGCCTACCGCCGCGATGCGGCGCTCGTGCTGGTGCGCCGGGCGCTGACCCAACTCGCCGGCAAGCCGATGGAGGCCGCAGCGTGA
- the exbD gene encoding TonB system transport protein ExbD: MGVSLKDAQDGDLGEVSDINVTPFIDVILVLLIIFMVAAPLSTVDVAVDLPVSNAQPQPRPEAPIFLTVKSDLSLTLGNDGIAREALGATLDRQTNSDREQRVFLRADGGVAYRELMEVMNLLCQAGYLKVGLVGLEDTGQGAAAGAPRP, encoded by the coding sequence ATGGGCGTTTCCCTCAAAGACGCGCAGGACGGCGATCTCGGCGAGGTCAGCGACATCAACGTCACGCCGTTCATCGACGTCATCCTGGTGCTGCTGATCATCTTCATGGTCGCCGCCCCGCTCTCGACGGTGGATGTCGCGGTCGACCTGCCGGTCTCGAACGCGCAGCCGCAGCCGCGGCCCGAGGCGCCGATCTTCCTGACGGTGAAGAGCGACCTCTCGCTCACGCTCGGCAATGACGGGATCGCGCGCGAGGCGCTGGGAGCGACCCTCGACCGGCAGACCAACAGCGACCGCGAGCAGCGCGTCTTCCTGCGGGCCGACGGGGGCGTGGCCTATCGCGAACTGATGGAGGTGATGAACCTGCTGTGCCAGGCCGGCTATCTCAAGGTCGGCCTGGTCGGGCTCGAGGATACCGGGCAAGGCGCAGCCGCGGGAGCGCCGCGGCCATGA
- a CDS encoding UPF0280 family protein: protein MISHRVARLPGNRLHLQEGPSDLVIAAFGHPAEIERAYAAAEAAFEGLLAELAGELAILRQPLGPQPPPLAGATARRMARACWFFREQFITPMAAVAGAVADTVLGAMAQAVPGLERAYVNNGGDIAVLVTPENPLDIGVVPSLARARPEGFIRLHAAPHAAQHFCGIATSGWRGRSFSRGIADAVTVLARSAAEADAAATVIANAVDVADPAIIRCPARALDPDSDLRDLPVTVDVGPLSPDAMTAALGSGMRMAEALRRDGLIEGALLALADEWRSVGGIEALPRHGRA from the coding sequence ATGATATCCCACCGCGTCGCCCGCCTCCCGGGCAACCGTCTGCATCTGCAGGAAGGCCCGAGCGATCTCGTCATCGCGGCCTTCGGCCATCCCGCGGAGATCGAGCGCGCCTATGCCGCCGCCGAGGCTGCGTTCGAGGGGCTCCTGGCCGAACTTGCCGGCGAACTTGCGATCCTGCGCCAGCCGCTCGGGCCGCAGCCGCCGCCACTGGCCGGCGCCACGGCAAGGCGCATGGCCCGTGCCTGCTGGTTCTTTCGCGAGCAGTTCATCACGCCGATGGCCGCCGTCGCCGGGGCCGTCGCCGACACCGTGCTGGGCGCGATGGCGCAGGCCGTCCCCGGCCTCGAGCGCGCCTATGTCAACAATGGCGGCGACATCGCCGTGCTGGTCACGCCGGAGAATCCGCTCGACATCGGCGTGGTGCCCTCGCTCGCCCGCGCCCGGCCGGAGGGCTTCATCCGGCTTCATGCTGCACCTCATGCTGCGCAGCATTTTTGCGGCATCGCGACGAGCGGCTGGCGCGGCCGGTCGTTTTCGCGGGGCATCGCCGATGCTGTCACCGTGCTCGCCCGCAGCGCCGCCGAGGCCGATGCGGCCGCGACCGTCATCGCCAATGCGGTCGATGTCGCCGACCCCGCCATCATCCGCTGCCCTGCCCGCGCCCTCGACCCCGACAGCGATCTGCGCGACCTGCCCGTCACCGTCGATGTCGGGCCACTGTCGCCCGATGCGATGACGGCGGCGCTCGGCTCAGGGATGAGGATGGCGGAGGCGCTGCGGCGCGACGGGTTGATCGAGGGCGCGCTGCTGGCGCTCGCGGACGAGTGGCGCAGTGTCGGGGGGATCGAGGCTCTGCCACGTCATGGTCGGGCTTGA
- a CDS encoding ABC transporter ATP-binding protein, which produces MSAMLEITGLDAYYGRAHILQGVSLSMQRGEVLALMGRNGAGKSTTMKAVMGLVPPAGGSVSFEGQRVDGREPFEIARMGIGYVPEDRRVFSELTVMENLSVAQRPPRADAPHWTPERLFALFPNLGRMRDRPGGAMSGGEQQMLTIARTLMGNPRLVLLDEPSEGLAPVIVEEMAKTILALKSEGLTVLISEQNLHFAGNVADRAAIIEKGIIRFTGTMDELKADEAVRAQYLSV; this is translated from the coding sequence ATGAGCGCGATGCTCGAGATCACCGGGCTCGACGCCTATTATGGCCGCGCCCATATCCTGCAGGGCGTGAGCCTTTCGATGCAGCGCGGCGAGGTTCTGGCCCTGATGGGCCGCAACGGCGCCGGCAAGTCGACGACGATGAAGGCGGTGATGGGGCTCGTCCCGCCCGCCGGCGGCAGCGTCAGCTTCGAGGGCCAGCGCGTCGACGGGCGCGAGCCCTTCGAGATCGCCCGCATGGGCATCGGCTATGTGCCCGAAGACCGTCGCGTCTTTTCCGAACTAACGGTGATGGAGAACCTGTCGGTGGCACAGCGCCCGCCGCGGGCGGATGCGCCGCATTGGACGCCGGAGCGGCTGTTTGCGCTGTTTCCCAATCTCGGCCGCATGCGCGACCGGCCGGGCGGGGCGATGTCGGGCGGCGAGCAGCAGATGCTGACGATCGCGCGCACGCTGATGGGCAATCCCAGGCTCGTCCTGCTCGACGAGCCATCGGAGGGGCTGGCCCCGGTCATCGTCGAGGAGATGGCCAAGACCATCCTGGCGCTAAAGAGCGAGGGGCTGACCGTGCTGATCTCGGAGCAGAACCTTCATTTCGCCGGAAATGTCGCCGACCGCGCCGCGATCATCGAAAAGGGCATCATCCGCTTCACCGGCACGATGGACGAGCTGAAGGCCGATGAGGCGGTGCGGGCGCAGTACCTGTCGGTGTGA